The Onychomys torridus chromosome 23, mOncTor1.1, whole genome shotgun sequence genome segment TGTTTTCATAAACAACCAGGTAGAGTATTGGTAATGAGAAAGCTGATGGTATCATGGCGATGGGTGATGATTCAATGTGGATGCCAAGGTAGCAGGCGCTACCCTTTCCTTGTATATTGGCAACTTGGGTTCACCAATCTGTTTTGAGTCAGAGTACGTAGATGAACTGGATGAAAAATGAGGATACCCAGGTTGAAAAGGAGAAGGCTCTGCCTGCATTTCAAGACAACTGTTCCACAAATGAGACGCATTCCTGTGGTTCTGAGCAATAGAGGTTATAATGAAATTCACAGTGTTGTCGTTTGCCTGGGTGTAGATTCTCTGTGGGTCCACATGGAGAGGGGACACCTCATTTAAGGGAGCAGGGCGACGTGTTAGAATTTCTTCAGGTGTTCTAAAGGAGCTCGATGTTGCAAGAGAAAAGTCCCTTCTGATCCCGTCCATTGTATCAGAACCTccatgggaagtagaaggcttcTGTCTCAGATACACATTTGAAATGCTAGGACCGGACAATTGTTTCCTTTCACTGGTTTGGACAGCTACACCCAGACTGTGGTCATCCATGTTGTCCAAGTCTGGACTGAAGTGTTTGTTCTTGAAATCTGGCAGTGCCGGAGCAGCCCCACGGGATACAGTCTTTATCCCgattctccttttcattctttccATAAGGTGGGGGCAGTCACGCAGAAAGTTTGGATTCTGGTAGAACTGTAACTTACACGAGGCAGAGACTCCTTTCTCTTCAGCCAGGAAGTCAGGGAGAGAAGCAGATCTCTGGAAATTCTGTCTCATTTTCCTAAATCCGTACAGGTTCAGCTGTCGAACCAAACTTTTCATGCTATCAGTTTCAAATATCCGGAAGGGGGCCTTTCTTTCCAAGACTTCCTTTTTAAAGAGTTCTTCGTTGATGACTATGTAAGTCCCAGCTTCATCCCACCAAATAGACTTAAATTTGTCACTTCCCACTATCTTCCAAAGCTTTCTGGGAAAGGTCATGGAGAATAAATTACTGTCTTCATCTGGCTCTGAAGCACAGAGGGTGTGAGGCGGCCTCTTTATCAAGAAGCGCTGAGCCAGCATCTGAAAAGCACTTTCCTCAATAATAGCCCATAAGTCCGAGTCTCTCTGACCTGTGTCATCACACAAAGGATGGCTGGAGGAGGTCTCTGAGTCAGTCGACAAATCGTGAGGGGAAGCATCCAGAGTTTCTGAAGATGCCTCTGCCATCTCCTGCACACTTTACGTCTCCTACAAAGTCTTCACATCCAAAGGGCTTTGGGCTCTGCCACTTTCCTTGGAGCTTCAGTATTCCTACACAGGTGAGAGGAAGCAATGACGTCATAAAGGTGGTCAATCTGACAGCTATGACATCATAGGATGACTTTTGGGGCTCCTGCCATCATGGAACAACATTATGCCAAAAGCAT includes the following:
- the LOC118573010 gene encoding heat shock transcription factor, Y-linked-like, translating into MAEASSETLDASPHDLSTDSETSSSHPLCDDTGQRDSDLWAIIEESAFQMLAQRFLIKRPPHTLCASEPDEDSNLFSMTFPRKLWKIVGSDKFKSIWWDEAGTYIVINEELFKKEVLERKAPFRIFETDSMKSLVRQLNLYGFRKMRQNFQRSASLPDFLAEEKGVSASCKLQFYQNPNFLRDCPHLMERMKRRIGIKTVSRGAAPALPDFKNKHFSPDLDNMDDHSLGVAVQTSERKQLSGPSISNVYLRQKPSTSHGGSDTMDGIRRDFSLATSSSFRTPEEILTRRPAPLNEVSPLHVDPQRIYTQANDNTVNFIITSIAQNHRNASHLWNSCLEMQAEPSPFQPGYPHFSSSSSTYSDSKQIGEPKLPIYKERVAPATLASTLNHHPSP